A window of Candidatus Hydrogenedentota bacterium genomic DNA:
GGGATAAGGTAAGCTGGGCTTGGGCCGGTTGGACCGCTGCTGCCGGGAACGAACTCAAGACCATCGCGCACACCGCGACGGCCACGAACCGCCCGGCGGCTCGAGGTTCGGTCATATACCTCCGGCGCACACGCAACCACGCGGACGTTTCTCCACCCCGGAAACCTGTGACCATTTCGAGATTCCTCCCCGCGCATGCCGCGCTGCTGCTTCCTTGTGTGGACAACCGCTGCGCACCGCCAGCTCTTGATGCGCCGGAATCGAAAGTACCCGGGCATACGTCCCTGCCCGATGCGAGTTGTCCCTTAGGCGCACCCACCTGCGCCACGTCATTCGCCCCTTCCCGGCCAGAACTCCCCCTGCGCCTGTTCGAATGGGCCCATACTGCCCCGACTCGGTTCTCGCCAGAATAGTCACCCGCCTCCTCTTCCCCCCGGCAATTCAGGCTATCACAGGCTCCTGAACCAGTCAAGGTATCAGGACCGGAACTCGTCCCAGTCGGGTTCGTTTTCGTAGATCCAGCGGTAATAGTCCGCGTGCTGCAATTGCGCCGCGGCCGCCTCGTCTACAATAACGGTACAGTGCGCGTGCAACTGCAGCGCCGTGGCGGAGATCATACTGGTGATCGGCCCTTCGACCGCCTTGGCGATAATCCCGGCTTTCTCGGCGCCGGTAGCGAGCAGCAGGCAGCGCCGCGATTCAAGAATCGTACCGACGCCCATCGTAATCGCGCGGCGCGGCATTTGTTCGCTCCCCACGAACAGGCGGCTGTTCTGAGCAACGGTCTCCGGGGAAAGTGCCTTCTCGCGCGTGCGCGAATACAACGCCGACAACGGCTCGTTGAACCCGATGTGGCCCGACCGGCCGATGCCCAGAAGTTGCAGGTCGATGCCGCCGTGGTTCCGGACCGCCGATTCGTACTGGCGGCATTCGCTGGCGCAGTCGGCGGCCATGCCGTTCGGCAGGTGTACATGCCGCGGCGGGATGTTGATGTGGTCAAAAAGGTGCTCATGCATGTAGCGGTAATACGAGTTCGGGCTGTCAGGCGGGATGCCGATATACTCGTCCAGATTAAATGTGCAGGCGAGCGAAAAATCGAGCCTCTCCTCCCGGTGCAGGCGCACCAGAATCCGGTAAACCCGCTCCATCGTCCGGCCCGTTGCCAAGCCGAGAGTCAGGTGGGGATTGTCCCGCAAGGCCTTGGCTATAACCCGCGCCGTCAATGCCGCTGCGGCATCCGGCGTGTCCAGAATCAGCACTTCCATGGCAATTACCGTGTTCTCGAGTCTTTATAAGAACATAGCAGTGCGTGTTGACCCGCTGCAACGCGATTCCTGGAAGCCGAAAAATCCTGTTGACGAAATGTGGCCGGGATGCTATCTTGGAGTCGTCGTTAAGGGGGGGCTTGGGGGAAGCGCGGGTGTGTGGGCGAGCCTTGGGAAACGCGGGGGCGTGGGGCTGTGAGGGATTGCGGGGGCTGACAACCAGCTGTCAAGGTAGGAAGTTGTATCTTGTGGTTGGTTCGGGTCGGAGGATGCATTTCTCCGGTCGATGGCCCGATGAAAGGGACATGAGATGTCAAGGTTCTTTTCCAATTCACCAACATAAGGAGTACGGAATCATGAAAAGACATGGCTTTACGCTGATTGAACTGCTGGTGGTCATCGCCATCATCGGCATCCTGGCGGCGATCCTGCTGCCGGCACTGGCGCGAGCGCGCGAAGCGGCACGGCGCTCCAGTTGCCAGAACAACCTCAAGGAAATCGGCCTTTCCCTCAAGATGTACGCAATCGAAGACCCCGGTGAGCGGTTCCCGCCAAACTCCTACGCCGGGGGCGACAACTGTGATGACATAGGCTT
This region includes:
- the nagB gene encoding glucosamine-6-phosphate deaminase, which encodes MEVLILDTPDAAAALTARVIAKALRDNPHLTLGLATGRTMERVYRILVRLHREERLDFSLACTFNLDEYIGIPPDSPNSYYRYMHEHLFDHINIPPRHVHLPNGMAADCASECRQYESAVRNHGGIDLQLLGIGRSGHIGFNEPLSALYSRTREKALSPETVAQNSRLFVGSEQMPRRAITMGVGTILESRRCLLLATGAEKAGIIAKAVEGPITSMISATALQLHAHCTVIVDEAAAAQLQHADYYRWIYENEPDWDEFRS